A section of the Ciceribacter thiooxidans genome encodes:
- a CDS encoding ArsR/SmtB family transcription factor, whose translation MKTKSLSEQSTVAAGLLSAMANPKRLMILCSLVKGEVPVGVLATQVGLSQSALSQHLSKLRAQKLVKTRRDAQTIYYSSSSESVIKILETLEDIYCEANTNKTAA comes from the coding sequence ATGAAGACCAAATCATTGTCCGAACAATCGACTGTTGCAGCAGGACTTCTGTCCGCCATGGCAAATCCCAAGCGACTGATGATTCTTTGCAGCCTGGTCAAGGGTGAGGTGCCGGTCGGCGTCCTCGCAACCCAGGTCGGCCTCAGCCAGTCGGCGCTGTCCCAGCACCTGTCGAAGCTGCGCGCGCAAAAGCTCGTGAAGACGCGGCGCGATGCACAGACCATTTATTATTCCAGCTCGTCGGAATCCGTCATCAAGATTCTCGAGACGCTGGAAGACATTTATTGCGAAGCAAATACTAACAAGACGGCCGCATAA
- a CDS encoding HugZ family protein: MTDKPSVIRETDDEARRLARGLLRSARHVALAVLDPETGFPFVSRVLLGTDTDGSAVILVSALSAHTRALKNDPRASLLAGVPGKGDPLAHPRVTVQCVAEAIDRDSPEHGRMRARFIARHPKSALYIDFGDFGFFRLVPQSASLNGGFGRAYLLTGEDFRIVAPEPGDIAGNEAETLQDLAKMAPDLANAIATTKCGQKPGKWAFCGLDMAGIDLICGDSLIRYEFGRLITRRKDLLSALTNTEEPIP; this comes from the coding sequence ATGACGGACAAACCATCGGTCATTCGGGAAACCGACGACGAGGCCCGCAGGCTCGCACGAGGGTTGCTGCGCTCGGCCAGACATGTCGCCCTCGCCGTCCTCGACCCGGAAACGGGTTTCCCCTTCGTCAGCCGCGTGCTGCTCGGCACCGACACGGACGGCTCCGCCGTCATCCTCGTCTCGGCGCTCTCGGCGCACACACGGGCACTCAAGAATGATCCGCGTGCCTCACTTCTGGCCGGTGTTCCCGGCAAGGGCGATCCCCTCGCCCATCCCCGCGTGACGGTCCAGTGTGTCGCCGAAGCAATCGATCGCGACAGCCCGGAGCATGGACGGATGCGGGCGCGCTTCATCGCCCGCCATCCGAAGTCCGCGCTCTACATCGACTTCGGCGACTTCGGTTTCTTCCGTCTCGTGCCGCAGTCGGCAAGCCTCAACGGCGGCTTCGGCCGCGCCTACCTCCTGACCGGCGAAGACTTCCGGATCGTCGCGCCGGAGCCGGGAGACATTGCCGGAAACGAGGCGGAGACACTACAAGATTTAGCTAAAATGGCGCCGGATCTGGCCAATGCGATCGCCACCACCAAATGCGGTCAAAAGCCCGGAAAATGGGCGTTTTGCGGGCTCGACATGGCCGGAATCGACCTGATATGCGGCGATTCACTCATTCGTTACGAATTCGGTCGCTTAATTACTAGGCGCAAGGACCTGTTATCAGCGCTGACTAATACAGAAGAACCGATACCTTAA
- the choV gene encoding choline ABC transporter ATP-binding protein: MTAVRFDNVSIVFGPNPERALALVDKGKTRDEIGAETGLVLGVADASLTIEEGEILVLMGLSGSGKSTLLRAVNALAPVVRGDVSVSNRGKFTNPYKCDPAELRDLRMHSVSMVFQQFGLLPWRTVAENVGFGLELAGVPDAERHRIVGEQLELVNLTAWADRKVQELSGGMQQRVGLARAFATGAPILLMDEPFSALDPLIRNRLQDELLEFQSRLKKTILFVSHDLDEAFRIGNRIAIMEGGRIIQCGTPQEIVKNPADQYVADFVQHMNPINMLTARDVMRAGADGNATRGAVMGTARPETPLVDILDAMARQPGAIGVVDNGAVIGSISAEDIVAGLTRHRQRG; the protein is encoded by the coding sequence ATGACCGCGGTCAGGTTCGACAACGTCTCCATCGTCTTCGGCCCCAATCCGGAACGGGCGCTCGCGCTGGTCGACAAAGGCAAGACACGTGACGAGATCGGTGCCGAAACCGGCCTGGTGCTCGGCGTCGCCGATGCCTCGCTCACCATCGAAGAGGGCGAGATCCTGGTGCTCATGGGCCTATCGGGGTCCGGCAAGTCGACGCTGCTGCGCGCCGTCAACGCGCTCGCGCCGGTCGTACGCGGCGACGTCAGCGTCTCCAACAGGGGCAAGTTCACCAATCCCTACAAGTGCGACCCGGCCGAACTTCGCGACCTGCGCATGCATTCCGTCTCGATGGTGTTCCAGCAGTTCGGTCTCCTGCCTTGGCGCACGGTTGCCGAGAACGTCGGCTTCGGCCTCGAACTCGCCGGGGTTCCGGATGCCGAACGCCATCGGATCGTCGGTGAACAGCTCGAACTCGTAAATCTGACCGCCTGGGCGGACCGCAAGGTGCAGGAACTGTCGGGCGGCATGCAGCAGCGTGTCGGTCTCGCCCGTGCCTTTGCCACCGGTGCGCCGATCTTGCTGATGGACGAGCCGTTCTCCGCGCTCGACCCGCTGATCCGCAACCGCCTTCAGGACGAACTGCTCGAGTTCCAGAGCCGCCTGAAGAAGACCATCCTCTTCGTCAGTCACGACCTCGACGAAGCCTTCCGCATCGGCAACCGCATCGCCATCATGGAGGGCGGACGCATCATCCAGTGCGGAACGCCGCAGGAGATCGTCAAGAATCCCGCCGACCAGTATGTTGCCGATTTCGTCCAGCACATGAACCCGATCAACATGCTGACGGCACGGGACGTGATGCGCGCGGGCGCCGACGGGAACGCCACCCGCGGTGCGGTGATGGGCACGGCTAGGCCCGAAACGCCGCTCGTCGACATCCTCGACGCGATGGCGCGTCAACCTGGGGCAATCGGCGTGGTTGACAACGGCGCGGTCATCGGCTCGATTTCGGCCGAAGACATCGTAGCCGGGCTGACGAGGCATCGGCAGAGAGGCTGA
- the choW gene encoding choline ABC transporter permease subunit, whose product MNFLTDYKIPIGIGAKEVVAWLTTNLKIVFDAIAAILNASISAMLFVLQAPYLKGTGLEDFYPLFMIAVFTAVAWFIRRSAGVATFTLVGLLVIYNQGYWKETMETLALVLAATGVSMVVGVPIGIACARRPWLYAGVRPMLDLMQTIPTFVYLIPALILFGLGMVPGLIATVIFAIPAPIRLTRLGIISTPPSLVEAAEAFGATKAQVLTKVELPFATPQIMAGLTQTIMLSLSMVVIAALVGASGLGVPVVRALNTVNIAKGFDSGLCIVILAIILDRIFRSSDEGDA is encoded by the coding sequence ATGAACTTCTTGACCGACTACAAGATCCCGATCGGGATTGGAGCGAAGGAAGTGGTCGCCTGGCTGACCACCAACCTTAAGATTGTCTTCGACGCGATTGCCGCGATCCTCAACGCGTCCATCAGTGCGATGCTCTTCGTCCTGCAGGCGCCGTACCTGAAAGGGACCGGGCTCGAAGACTTCTACCCGCTCTTCATGATCGCCGTCTTCACGGCAGTCGCCTGGTTCATCAGACGTTCCGCGGGTGTCGCCACCTTCACGCTCGTCGGCCTTCTCGTCATTTACAACCAGGGCTACTGGAAAGAGACGATGGAGACTCTGGCGCTGGTACTCGCCGCCACCGGCGTCTCGATGGTCGTCGGCGTTCCGATTGGCATTGCCTGTGCGCGCCGCCCCTGGCTTTATGCCGGCGTGCGCCCGATGCTCGACCTGATGCAGACGATCCCGACCTTCGTCTACCTGATCCCTGCGCTCATTCTCTTCGGCCTCGGCATGGTTCCGGGCCTCATCGCGACCGTGATCTTCGCCATTCCCGCGCCGATCCGCCTGACCCGCCTCGGCATCATCTCCACGCCGCCCTCGCTCGTCGAAGCGGCGGAGGCCTTCGGCGCCACCAAGGCGCAGGTTCTGACGAAAGTGGAGCTGCCGTTCGCCACCCCGCAAATCATGGCTGGCCTCACGCAGACCATCATGCTTTCGCTTTCGATGGTGGTCATCGCCGCCCTCGTCGGCGCGAGCGGCCTCGGCGTGCCGGTGGTTCGCGCGCTGAACACCGTCAACATCGCCAAGGGCTTCGATTCCGGCCTCTGCATCGTCATTCTCGCCATTATTCTCGACCGTATATTCCGGTCCTCCGACGAAGGAGACGCATGA
- a CDS encoding choline ABC transporter substrate-binding protein produces the protein MAAAAAVFALGTASAFAAEPESCSTVRFSDVGWTDITSTTATASVILKSLGYDTSVTVLSLPVTYTSMKNKDIDVFLGNWMPSQSNDIKPYLDDKSVESFGPNLEGAKYTLATNAKGAELGIKDFADIAKHKDELDGKIYGIEPGNDGNRLVLEMIEKNDFGLEGFEVVESSEQGMLAQVARAEQEGAPVVFLGWAPHPMNSNFKLTYLTGGDDTFGPNFGGASVYTNIRAGYLDECPNVGKFLKNLVFSLDMENVVMGKILDEGKDPEVAATEWLKANGSAVEPWLAGVTTKDGGDAMAAAKSAIGF, from the coding sequence ATGGCCGCAGCCGCTGCCGTGTTCGCCCTCGGCACCGCGTCGGCCTTCGCCGCAGAGCCGGAGAGCTGTTCGACCGTTCGCTTCTCCGACGTCGGCTGGACGGACATCACTTCGACGACCGCCACGGCATCGGTCATCCTGAAGTCGCTCGGCTACGACACCTCCGTGACCGTGCTCTCCCTCCCGGTCACCTACACCTCGATGAAGAACAAGGACATCGACGTGTTCCTCGGCAACTGGATGCCGAGCCAGAGCAACGACATCAAGCCATATCTCGACGACAAGTCGGTCGAATCCTTCGGCCCGAACCTGGAAGGCGCGAAGTACACGCTCGCCACCAATGCCAAGGGCGCCGAACTCGGCATCAAGGACTTTGCTGACATCGCCAAGCACAAGGACGAGCTCGACGGCAAGATCTATGGCATCGAGCCCGGCAATGACGGCAACCGCCTCGTTCTCGAAATGATCGAGAAGAACGATTTCGGCCTCGAAGGCTTCGAAGTGGTCGAGTCCTCCGAACAGGGCATGCTCGCCCAGGTCGCCCGCGCCGAACAGGAAGGCGCACCGGTCGTCTTCCTCGGCTGGGCTCCTCACCCGATGAACTCCAACTTCAAGCTGACCTACCTGACCGGCGGCGACGACACATTCGGTCCGAACTTCGGTGGCGCCTCGGTCTACACCAACATTCGCGCGGGCTACCTCGACGAGTGCCCGAACGTCGGAAAGTTCCTGAAGAATCTCGTCTTCTCGCTCGACATGGAAAACGTCGTTATGGGCAAGATCCTCGACGAAGGCAAGGATCCGGAAGTAGCGGCGACCGAATGGCTGAAGGCCAACGGCTCGGCGGTCGAACCCTGGCTCGCCGGTGTCACCACCAAGGATGGCGGCGACGCTATGGCGGCTGCGAAGTCGGCGATCGGTTTCTGA
- a CDS encoding thymidine kinase: MAKLYFNYASMNAGKSTMLLQASYNYQERGMRTVIFTAAFDDRGGAGRVASRIGLSTDALTFDARTDLYRAIEELAAEGTIACIFIDEAQFLTEAHVWQLARVADRMSIPVMAYGLRTDFQGRLFPGSMALLALADELREIRTICHCGRKATMVARYDGAGNLIREGAQIDVGGNEKYVSYCRRHWDEKFNCS; this comes from the coding sequence ATGGCAAAGCTCTATTTCAACTACGCATCGATGAACGCGGGCAAGTCCACGATGCTGCTGCAGGCCTCCTACAACTACCAGGAGCGGGGCATGCGCACGGTGATCTTCACCGCAGCCTTTGACGACCGCGGCGGTGCGGGCAGGGTCGCTTCCCGCATCGGGCTTTCGACGGATGCGCTGACCTTCGACGCGAGAACCGATCTCTACCGCGCCATTGAGGAGCTTGCCGCCGAAGGGACGATTGCCTGCATCTTCATCGACGAGGCGCAGTTCCTCACCGAGGCGCATGTCTGGCAACTGGCGCGCGTAGCCGACCGGATGTCCATTCCGGTCATGGCCTATGGCTTGCGGACGGATTTCCAGGGGCGGCTCTTCCCCGGCTCGATGGCGCTGCTCGCGCTCGCCGACGAATTGCGGGAAATCCGCACGATCTGCCATTGCGGCCGCAAGGCGACGATGGTCGCCCGCTATGACGGCGCCGGCAACCTCATCCGGGAGGGCGCGCAGATCGACGTCGGCGGCAACGAGAAATATGTCTCCTATTGTCGCCGGCACTGGGATGAGAAGTTCAACTGCAGCTGA
- a CDS encoding c-type cytochrome → MKINCLVLAAALVLPAGFAAADGDPVAGAKVFKQCAACHTIDGKNKVGPTLQGVVDRPVATVPGFKYSKAMTEFGADGKTWTEDLLKHYLPKPRDLVKGTTMTFAGLKKEDDIKNVIAYLKDPAAAQ, encoded by the coding sequence ATGAAAATCAACTGTCTTGTCCTGGCCGCTGCGCTGGTCCTGCCTGCAGGTTTCGCCGCTGCCGACGGCGACCCGGTCGCGGGCGCCAAGGTATTCAAGCAATGCGCCGCCTGCCACACGATCGACGGCAAGAACAAGGTCGGTCCGACGCTTCAGGGCGTGGTCGACCGTCCGGTCGCCACCGTGCCCGGCTTCAAGTATTCCAAGGCCATGACCGAATTCGGAGCTGACGGCAAGACCTGGACCGAGGACCTTCTTAAGCACTACCTTCCTAAGCCGCGCGATCTCGTGAAGGGCACGACGATGACCTTCGCCGGTCTCAAGAAGGAAGACGACATCAAGAATGTGATCGCTTACCTGAAGGATCCGGCCGCCGCGCAATAA
- a CDS encoding DUF2333 family protein, with amino-acid sequence MLDPIIAFFHRVFSAIGRGVGLVVASLLWPFLAVHGWYSRRTWLIRGPILLLLVIIIAFYAQFFWRTQVWYNFDPEFVQAYKFEERTVPAGQPIAEKPGTCEGSAIVSVVSDLTDTNVNKNTWISSTLFYKLGFFGVDWDHTPFFDNKASFQRGVNQVARRMAIELVDNLGRVRGTSSINNDLQEARGNIQFDEGTWYFGTSPFGFKTPTPSFYRAAIRNWTKFNTDLASCNAVFDPRADNLVQLLDRMASDLGSTSDILRRRSEEFNSGWFDTRADDRFWFAYGQLYGQYAVLRAAHADFVDVIRDRNLTAIWSEMEKQLQAALRIQPAIISNGSEDGWIMPTHLATMGFYLLRVRSNMVELRSVLDR; translated from the coding sequence ATGCTTGATCCGATCATCGCGTTCTTCCACCGTGTCTTCAGCGCTATCGGGCGGGGCGTGGGACTGGTGGTAGCATCGCTGCTCTGGCCGTTCCTCGCGGTCCATGGCTGGTATTCGCGCCGCACCTGGCTGATCCGCGGCCCCATTCTCCTGCTCCTGGTCATCATCATCGCCTTCTATGCCCAGTTCTTCTGGCGCACCCAGGTCTGGTACAATTTCGATCCGGAATTCGTTCAGGCCTACAAATTCGAGGAGCGCACGGTTCCCGCCGGCCAGCCGATCGCGGAAAAGCCCGGCACCTGCGAAGGTTCCGCGATCGTCAGCGTCGTCTCCGACCTCACCGATACCAACGTCAACAAGAACACGTGGATATCCTCGACGCTGTTCTACAAGCTCGGCTTTTTCGGCGTCGACTGGGACCACACACCCTTCTTCGACAACAAGGCGTCCTTCCAGCGCGGCGTGAACCAGGTCGCCCGCCGCATGGCCATCGAACTCGTCGACAATCTCGGGCGCGTGCGCGGCACCTCCAGCATCAATAATGATCTGCAGGAGGCTCGCGGCAACATCCAGTTCGACGAGGGAACCTGGTACTTCGGAACCAGTCCGTTCGGCTTCAAGACGCCGACGCCGAGCTTTTACCGTGCGGCGATCCGGAACTGGACGAAGTTCAATACGGATCTCGCTTCCTGCAACGCCGTCTTCGACCCGCGCGCCGACAATCTCGTCCAGCTCCTCGACCGCATGGCGAGCGATCTCGGCAGCACCTCCGACATCCTGCGCCGCCGCTCCGAGGAGTTCAATTCGGGCTGGTTCGATACGCGCGCCGACGATCGCTTCTGGTTTGCATACGGTCAGCTCTACGGCCAGTATGCCGTCCTGCGGGCGGCCCACGCCGACTTCGTCGACGTTATCCGGGACCGCAACCTGACCGCCATATGGTCGGAGATGGAAAAGCAATTGCAAGCGGCGCTCAGAATTCAGCCCGCGATCATCTCTAACGGCAGCGAGGACGGCTGGATCATGCCGACGCATCTCGCGACCATGGGGTTCTACCTGCTTCGCGTCCGCTCGAACATGGTGGAGCTGCGTTCGGTGCTCGACCGCTGA
- a CDS encoding helix-turn-helix transcriptional regulator, whose protein sequence is MITAQRQSLLSSEISSIETRSEFLDCMLRVAERFGLQHVSVLTVPSPGDKFLAPHFLETTLSAQYIREFDSNRLLRYCPVLPQLSRSVMPQCWTVEDDGACDFDFPPAMFDLLRKYGLRMGLVFPLTSVDSSRYYFRYDGSRPPLTQAEINELGMITLQAFDVFDRIRRAEKACANLLSARELEVLRWTAQGKTSVEIGQILSLSDHTVNAYMMNAIKKLDCVNRTQLVAKAIRLKLI, encoded by the coding sequence ATGATAACCGCCCAGCGCCAGTCGCTTCTCAGCAGCGAAATTTCGAGCATCGAGACACGTTCCGAATTCCTGGACTGTATGTTGCGGGTCGCTGAGCGGTTCGGATTGCAGCATGTCTCGGTGCTGACCGTGCCTTCGCCCGGCGACAAATTCCTGGCTCCGCACTTCCTCGAGACGACGCTTTCCGCACAATACATCCGCGAGTTCGACAGCAACCGCCTGCTGCGCTACTGCCCCGTGCTGCCGCAACTCAGCCGGTCCGTGATGCCGCAGTGCTGGACCGTCGAGGATGACGGCGCCTGCGACTTCGACTTTCCTCCGGCCATGTTCGACCTGCTGCGGAAATACGGATTGCGGATGGGCCTCGTCTTTCCGCTGACCTCGGTCGATTCCAGCCGCTACTACTTCCGTTACGACGGCAGCCGCCCTCCGCTGACCCAGGCGGAAATCAACGAGCTCGGCATGATCACGCTGCAGGCGTTCGACGTGTTCGACCGCATCCGCCGTGCCGAGAAGGCCTGCGCGAACCTTCTCTCGGCGCGCGAGCTGGAAGTGCTTCGATGGACGGCGCAGGGCAAGACCTCGGTGGAGATCGGGCAGATTCTCTCGCTCTCCGATCACACGGTCAATGCCTACATGATGAATGCCATCAAGAAGCTCGACTGCGTCAACCGCACGCAACTCGTCGCCAAGGCGATCCGCCTCAAGCTAATCTGA
- a CDS encoding Lrp/AsnC ligand binding domain-containing protein encodes MKELDRLDRKILRALQKEGRLTNIELAERVNLSPTATAERVKRLTRDGFIIGYMAILSPQKLGRNLLVFIEVKLDRTTPDVFDAFAAAVKRSDDVIECHMVAGGFDYLVKARVAGMEAYRQFLSEVILPLPGVRETHTYAVMEEVKAGSLLPV; translated from the coding sequence ATGAAAGAGCTTGACCGCCTCGACCGCAAGATCCTCCGCGCGCTGCAGAAGGAAGGCCGGCTCACCAATATCGAACTGGCCGAGCGCGTGAACCTGTCGCCCACGGCCACCGCGGAGCGGGTCAAGAGGCTGACCCGCGACGGCTTCATCATCGGCTACATGGCGATCCTGTCGCCACAGAAACTCGGCCGCAATCTGCTGGTGTTCATCGAAGTCAAGCTCGACCGCACCACGCCCGATGTTTTCGACGCTTTTGCGGCCGCGGTGAAGCGCAGCGACGATGTGATCGAATGTCACATGGTCGCCGGGGGCTTCGACTATCTCGTCAAGGCACGCGTCGCAGGCATGGAGGCCTACCGCCAGTTTCTTTCCGAAGTGATTCTGCCACTACCGGGCGTAAGAGAGACGCATACCTATGCCGTGATGGAGGAAGTCAAAGCCGGATCACTCCTTCCGGTCTGA
- the putA gene encoding bifunctional proline dehydrogenase/L-glutamate gamma-semialdehyde dehydrogenase PutA: MINPDMPAIPPFSAPFAGDDDVLLGQLAAELSFTPGQNTAIDRRAARFIEAIRDNSGSIGGVEDFLREYGLSTREGLALMVLAEALLRVPDALTQDRLIEDKLKEGGWSEHEAHGDSWFVSASAWALGLSARVIRPGETPEGVVRGLVKRLGLPTVRSATKQAMRFLGHHFVLGETMKDALSRAAKSEEKGYRHSFDMLGEGARTSADAKRYFQSYAEAIEAIGAFMAKHGKGKRLPERMGISVKLSALHPRYLATHRDRVMRELVPDLLKLAQMAKAHELNFTVDAEEADRLELSLDVIAAVFADPSLAGWDGFGLAIQSYQKRAPEVIDYIDDLCVAHGRRMMVRLVKGAYWDTEIKRAQERGLDDYPVWTRKPATDLAYLACAGRMLAKRERIFPQFATHNALTVATILELAGADRSGFEFQRLHGMGEALYNSLLSGEDRVACRIYAPVGGYRDLLAYLVRRLLENGANSSFVAVAGDKNVPVEKLLERPAERLGLDEGRSVRHSQIPRPLQIYGARKNSAGFEFGHRESLAQLVKDLSAASFDIAAVPLVPGVAPAGEAQPVLAPADRSRRIGTVVNATAADVDKAFIAARKGFATWSREPVETRAASLERMADLLEADRIRFVALLSAEAGKTLDDGIAEVREAIDFCRYYAAEARRLFAAPEAMPGPTGEDNRLLWRGRGVFACISPWNFPLAIFLGQVSAALAAGNAVLAKPAPQTPLVAYEAVRLFHRAGVPADVLCLLPGAGEVGAAIAAHPKLGGLAFTGSTATAQAINRSLAAKNGPIVPLIAETGGINAMIVDATALGEQVADDVVMSAFRSAGQRCSALRILYLQEDIADGMLEMIEGAARELTLGDPARITTDVGPVIDEKQQAMLTGHIEDMRKSQKVRYAGTVPNTGVFVAPHIIELDRPEALTKEVFGPVLHVVRWKAKDLPKVVEAIGATGYGLTLGVHSRIEATVRTVAETLDAGNVYVNRNMIGAVVGTQPFGGSGLSGTGFKAGGPAYLMRFAQEQVVSVNTAAAGGNASLIAIGEG; the protein is encoded by the coding sequence ATGATCAACCCAGACATGCCCGCAATTCCCCCCTTCAGCGCGCCCTTCGCAGGAGACGACGACGTTCTTCTCGGGCAACTCGCCGCGGAACTTTCCTTCACGCCCGGCCAGAATACGGCGATCGACCGGCGTGCGGCGCGCTTCATCGAGGCGATCCGCGACAATTCGGGCTCGATCGGCGGGGTGGAGGACTTCCTGCGCGAATACGGGCTTTCCACCCGCGAGGGGTTGGCGCTGATGGTGCTGGCGGAAGCGCTGCTGCGCGTGCCCGATGCGCTGACGCAGGACCGCCTGATCGAGGACAAGCTGAAGGAAGGCGGCTGGAGCGAGCATGAGGCGCATGGCGACAGCTGGTTCGTTTCGGCGTCCGCCTGGGCGCTCGGCCTGTCCGCCCGCGTCATCCGTCCGGGCGAGACGCCGGAAGGCGTCGTGCGCGGGCTCGTCAAGCGGCTCGGACTGCCGACGGTGCGCAGCGCCACCAAGCAGGCGATGCGGTTCCTCGGCCATCACTTCGTGCTCGGCGAGACGATGAAGGACGCCTTGTCGCGCGCCGCCAAGAGCGAGGAGAAGGGATATCGCCACTCCTTCGACATGCTGGGCGAGGGCGCGCGGACGTCGGCCGACGCCAAGCGCTATTTCCAGTCCTATGCCGAGGCCATCGAGGCGATCGGCGCCTTCATGGCGAAGCACGGAAAGGGCAAGCGGCTGCCCGAGCGCATGGGCATCTCGGTCAAGCTCTCGGCGTTGCATCCGCGCTACCTCGCGACTCATCGCGACCGGGTCATGCGCGAACTGGTGCCCGACCTCCTGAAGCTCGCGCAGATGGCCAAGGCCCACGAGCTCAACTTCACCGTCGACGCGGAAGAGGCCGACCGGCTTGAGCTTTCGCTCGACGTGATCGCCGCCGTCTTCGCCGATCCCTCGCTCGCCGGCTGGGACGGCTTCGGCCTGGCGATCCAGTCCTACCAGAAGCGCGCGCCCGAGGTGATCGACTACATCGACGATCTCTGCGTCGCGCACGGGCGGCGGATGATGGTTCGCCTCGTCAAGGGCGCCTACTGGGATACCGAGATCAAGCGGGCGCAGGAGCGGGGGCTCGACGACTATCCCGTCTGGACGCGCAAGCCGGCGACGGACCTCGCCTATCTCGCCTGCGCGGGCCGGATGCTCGCCAAGCGGGAACGTATCTTCCCGCAGTTTGCGACCCACAACGCGCTCACCGTCGCGACCATCCTCGAACTTGCCGGCGCCGACCGTTCCGGCTTCGAGTTCCAGCGCCTCCACGGCATGGGCGAGGCGCTCTACAACAGTCTTCTTTCCGGCGAGGATCGCGTCGCCTGCCGCATCTATGCGCCGGTCGGCGGCTATCGCGACCTGCTCGCCTATCTGGTCCGCCGCCTGCTCGAAAACGGCGCCAACTCTTCCTTCGTCGCCGTTGCCGGCGACAAGAACGTGCCTGTCGAGAAGCTGCTGGAACGGCCGGCGGAGCGGCTGGGCCTCGACGAGGGCCGCAGCGTCCGCCACAGCCAGATCCCGCGACCGCTTCAGATCTATGGTGCCCGCAAGAACAGCGCCGGCTTCGAATTCGGCCATCGCGAGAGCCTCGCGCAACTGGTGAAAGACCTCTCCGCGGCGAGCTTCGACATTGCCGCCGTGCCGCTGGTGCCGGGTGTGGCGCCTGCCGGCGAGGCGCAGCCGGTGCTCGCTCCCGCCGACCGGTCGCGCCGCATCGGCACGGTGGTGAATGCCACCGCCGCCGACGTCGACAAGGCGTTCATCGCCGCACGCAAGGGTTTTGCGACGTGGTCGCGCGAACCCGTCGAGACGCGGGCCGCCTCCCTCGAACGCATGGCGGACCTTCTCGAAGCCGATCGCATCCGGTTCGTCGCGCTGCTTTCCGCCGAAGCCGGCAAGACGCTCGACGACGGCATTGCCGAGGTGCGCGAGGCGATCGACTTCTGCCGCTACTACGCCGCCGAGGCGCGGCGGCTCTTCGCCGCGCCGGAAGCGATGCCCGGCCCGACCGGCGAGGACAACCGCCTGCTCTGGCGCGGCCGCGGCGTGTTCGCCTGCATTTCGCCGTGGAACTTCCCGCTGGCGATCTTCCTCGGACAGGTCTCGGCGGCGCTTGCCGCCGGCAATGCGGTTCTCGCCAAGCCCGCGCCGCAGACGCCGCTCGTCGCCTATGAGGCCGTCCGGCTCTTCCACAGGGCCGGCGTTCCGGCCGACGTGCTCTGCCTGCTGCCGGGCGCCGGCGAAGTCGGTGCGGCGATCGCCGCCCATCCGAAGCTCGGCGGGCTTGCCTTTACCGGTTCGACCGCCACCGCCCAGGCGATCAACCGCTCGCTTGCCGCCAAGAACGGGCCGATCGTGCCGCTGATTGCGGAAACCGGCGGCATCAACGCCATGATCGTCGATGCGACCGCACTCGGCGAGCAGGTCGCCGACGACGTGGTGATGTCGGCCTTCCGCTCGGCGGGCCAGCGCTGCTCGGCGCTTCGCATCCTCTATCTGCAGGAAGACATCGCCGACGGCATGCTGGAGATGATCGAAGGGGCAGCGCGTGAGCTCACCCTCGGCGATCCGGCGCGGATCACCACCGATGTCGGCCCGGTGATCGACGAGAAGCAGCAGGCGATGCTGACCGGCCATATCGAGGACATGCGCAAGTCGCAGAAGGTCCGCTATGCCGGCACGGTGCCGAATACCGGCGTCTTCGTCGCCCCGCACATCATCGAACTCGACCGGCCGGAGGCGCTGACCAAGGAAGTCTTCGGCCCCGTCCTGCATGTCGTGCGCTGGAAGGCGAAGGACCTGCCCAAGGTGGTCGAGGCGATCGGGGCGACCGGCTACGGCTTGACGCTCGGCGTCCATAGCCGCATCGAGGCGACGGTGCGCACCGTCGCCGAAACCCTCGACGCCGGCAATGTCTACGTCAACCGCAACATGATCGGCGCGGTCGTCGGCACTCAGCCTTTCGGCGGCTCGGGCCTTTCCGGCACCGGCTTCAAGGCGGGCGGACCGGCCTACCTGATGCGCTTTGCGCAGGAGCAGGTGGTCTCGGTCAACACGGCGGCCGCCGGCGGCAATGCGAGCCTGATCGCCATCGGCGAGGGGTGA